Proteins encoded within one genomic window of Apis mellifera strain DH4 linkage group LG1, Amel_HAv3.1, whole genome shotgun sequence:
- the LOC113219395 gene encoding uncharacterized protein LOC113219395, with protein MGNLLTYPFPYLYKKKQEWQEDKYVKSIYALDVKKMKEIWSIVERDSMYYGFALCTIIFETHPEYVKYFEDTSLPYFVQEAKLKKKFRNICEILCALFINYDNTSMKNDFLGYIAMIHKDMGLTIFDFEVC; from the exons atgggaAATTTGCTTACTTATCCATTCCCAtatctctataaaaaaaaacaggaatGGCAGGAAGATAAGTATGTCAAAAGTATTTATGCACTAGAtgtcaaaaaaatgaaagaaatttggtCGATTGTAGAGAGGGATAGCATGTATTATGGATTTGCACTATGcacaat aatttttgaaactcaTCCAGAATacgtgaaatatttcgaagataCATCACTTCCATATTTCGTTCAAGAagcaaaacttaaaaaaaaatttaggaatATATGCGAAATATTGTgtgctttatttataaattatgacaatacatcaatgaaaaatgattttctcgGCTACATTGCTATGATTCATAAAGATATGGgattaacaatttttgatttcgaagtttgttaa
- the LOC410763 gene encoding deoxyhypusine hydroxylase — MLEVNENQIYAIGHVLNDQTRPLKERFRALFTLKNIGGTEAIQQIHNCFKDESALLKHELAYCLGQMQDSRAIPILIEILKDTTQEPMVRHEAGEALGAIGDSIVIPILEEYSKDCVLEVAETCQLALSRIQWLKSNNNSINLQKSPYMSVDPAPPTNITDIKKLKEILLDENISLFERYRAMFSLRNINTPESILALSEGLKVGSALFKHEIAFVLGQLQKEIAIPHLEASLKNTEENEMVRHECAEALGSIATQDCFDILNKYLSDNKRVVRESCVIALDMCEYENSSEFQYANTLGKVMV, encoded by the exons atgttggaAGTAAATGAGAATCAAATTTATGCAATTGGCCATGTCTTAAATGATCAAACTCGACCACtaaaagaaagatttcgtGCTTTATTtaccttaaaaaatattggtgGAACAGAAGCTATTCAACAAAttcataattgttttaaagatGAATCAGCTCTATTAAAACATGAACTTGCATATTGTCTTGGTCAAATGCAAGATTCCCGTGCTATACCAAttcttattgaaatattaaaagatactaCACAAGAACCAATGGTTCGCCATGAAGCAg gtgAAGCTTTAGGTGCAATTGGAGATTCAATTGTAATACCTATATTGGAAGAATATAGCAAAGATTGTGTATTAGAAGTTGCAGAAACATGTCAATTGGCATTATCTCGTATACAGTggttaaaatcaaataataattcaattaatttacaaaaaagtcCTTATATGTCAGTAGATCCAGCACCACCAACAAATATtaccgatattaaaaaattaaaagaaattcttttagatgaaaatatttctttgtttgaAAGATACAGAGCCATGTTCTCcttgagaaatataaatactccAGAAAGTATTCTTGCTCTTAGTGAAG GTCTAAAAGTAGGAAGTGCTTTGTTCAAACATGAGATAGCTTTTGTTCTTGGACAACTTCAGAAAGAGATAGCTATCCCACATTTAGAAGCATCCTTAAAAAAtacagaagaaaatgaaatggtGCGTCACGAATGTGCAGAAGCATTAGGTTCCATTGCTACTCAAGattgttttgatattttaaacaaatatttaagtgATAATAAAAGAGTTGTAAGAGAAAGTTGTGTAATTGCATTGGATATGTGCGAATATGAAAATAGTTCAGAATTTCAGTATGCTAATACATTAGGAAAAGTTATGgtctaa
- the LOC100576088 gene encoding 28S ribosomal protein S23, mitochondrial: MAQSRTERIGTIFTRITALARTDVIHPNNLPLWYDIYKNFPPKDEPVFARKPSQKKIQDIFYAEDIIRAKFHEDIQIPMVDMKHDNVTQTQIFLSLYKNFLKDNIKEEEAYEKALQNYKETYNVKIPKSETSYKSYKD, from the exons atggcgCAAAGTAGAACAGAAAGAATtggaacaatttttacaag aataacagCATTAGCACGCACAGATGTAATACATCCAAATAATTTGCCATTATGGTAtgacatatataaaaactttccTCCAAAAGATGAACCAGTTTTTGCTAGAAAACCATcacagaaaaaaatacaagatatattttatgctgAAGATATTATAAGAgc aaaatttcacgaaGATATACAAATTCCTATGGTAGATATGAAACATGACAATGTTACGCAAACtcaaatctttttatctttatataaaaattttttaaag gataatattaaagaagaagaagcataTGAAAAGgcattgcaaaattataaagaaacttataatgttaaaataccTAAATCAGAGACatcatataaatcatataaagac
- the LOC410765 gene encoding 7,8-dihydro-8-oxoguanine triphosphatase, translating to MSIRKAFSLVFIRKSTEILLGLKKRGFGKDKWNGFGGKIEPGESILHGAMRELKEECGLSAQELRKIGILEFEFEENEVLLEVHVFETYKYYGEIIESEEMRPKWYNLKDIPFKEMWPDDEYWFPYMLRGQFFKGYFLYRGQDLILKYNIETMEELPSLDHIS from the exons atgtcTATAAGAAAAGCTTTTTCATtagtttttattagaaaatcaacagaaattttattggGTTTAAAAAAACGAGGATTCGGAAAAGATAAATGGAATGGTTTTGGCGGTAAAATAGAACCAGGAGAATCAATTTTACACGGAGCCATgcg tgaattaaaagaagaatgtgGTTTATCTGCacaagaattaagaaaaattggaattctagaatttgaatttgaagaaaatgaagtTCTATTAGAAGTTCATGTTtttgaaacatataaatattatggagAGATAATAGAATCTGaag aAATGCGACCAAAATggtataatttgaaagatattccTTTTAAAGAAATGTGGCCGGATGATGAATATTGGTTTCCTTATATGTTACGAGGGCAATTTTTTAagggatattttttatacagagGTCAAGACCTAATTCTGAAATATAACATTGAAACTATGGAAGAACTACCATCTTTAGatcatatttcttaa
- the LOC113219396 gene encoding leucine-rich repeat serine/threonine-protein kinase 1 — protein sequence MEDYTPIDEDFPGRLLHQAALWDNAELLEDLLRGEHAQYINSQDSWGRTPLHAAAITENSRCLDVLLFAGANPNIPCGPRGHYRTPLHICAEHGHSSNIEKLLKFNASLMIQDNNGERPLDVAEEAKQDVCINLLKSAAEKYELAKLAVHASLRAICIQGDFVAAKNIIQNHMSDLDCIINMAPNGANTLLFIASEMGHKDIVRLLLEHSADCRVHPVTKYCPLYIACYNGKVEIVELLLRHFPKQVQSLTVEKWLPIHVAAINGHHLVIDLLLKFEYPQNTYQRYKDSSGEFEYEMPFDINSQDVTGQNILYISSMLGNIKIVELLLNYKVKARKIKEEDMGVAQPLPMSKRKISSGIQRLMSSLNFRSKAFDKKDDNMICPLNLDLYCNNSTETSLHAAVKGKHTEVVGALLLAGADPNLPVKVPYDQNDPENNYSSALIIACQQRDIKIADLLLKHGAVDNTCKAIKIAAQNRDEALTAKLLSIKAYPDSEYKINKKAMTECTQTSHFSALSSFGNVTYSTLFPNTPTMINWHNQQCHLSQIRAQWLTDAVLHVNKKLSAKNNDLVLYAITRIDISHNSITSVPSIVFYLQSLRYLNMAQNKIDTLTAEPKSSKDKLCPVLEEMYLQDNRLEQLPEFIMSLPTLEIMDVSNNKLQCLPDNLWRAPKLKELNVSFNLLKDLPSQVSQNISRKTQREDCLNNSPSSRSLASQLAISREDSLEFESFTKIANAQIIEMDRPHVWTKSVQVSEKVSDDNEGGARSVLTSLNLAHNLFNSIPVALPCLAVNLVRLNMAYNSLRSMSHITSYPASLKQLDLSNNQISRWPSLPQVDGADLMEQANTACYCPTTNVQSPIVPGSNRQTATSLRDVVLMSVCTHRRHLRLENLRTLILANNLLNRIQLTSVDDGEMPNLEEENIDRDTKTNYSGSKLYLLFPNVSMLDVSNNKLKEIPQNIYELNNLSVLNISGNPDIVELPPQMGLLSRLWNLNTQGCKLQEPLKTMIESKKYKTMDVIGYLKSILEDAKSYARMKLMIVGIQGIGKTSLLEQLRQEGEVPNKKKATEHWAKRMGNKNINAKTARGTTISTVGVDIGDWIYEKKVRGQSSHGPVYFRTWDFGGQREYYATHQYFLSKRSLYLVVWRITDGFKGVSEIFQWLVNIQSRAPNSPVIIVGTHYDISYEHSEALQQYIRDKFINVVDAEKCGLPKVMETIEVSCKTKHNIKMLCNLIYDVVFSLRSPGSKELLLEQKVPASYLALEDVVIQLAHDRKLSGTDPVLKADQYYTAVNNELQKLHRSFRDPAELHQATLFLHENGIILHYDDATLKDLYFLDPQWLCDMLAHVVTIREINPFARCGIMKLDDIQHVFKSSTISSIDTQGYIVSLLNKFEVALTWDYRTLLIPSLLPTEEDILRNNQIIKIPVKTRGWHIRSKKITSPMITFQNSSGDKSNTECVLTSRSQPDCSVTRLLLMSYFPSGFWSRLITRILADDAIVEIVMSFLAPFKDFVDDNIFTSLLDTQAEWILWQTGIELKYSNITLLRLKEVNYNLKNSPYDYRQFKFKLKQDGIWCTVDLKNSAILEIWFPVDTLVIKQPIMSDSAEEEPMGYQAIVVEPRPESMPQLLALIVDHIDILLEDWYPTLGTRFVHTSEGKLLVTRLIPCPRCLLNNGENENEISDNDRLTEDIQKYYINKERQSQDSYKSDGDSGVGYDSLTSSRMPSLEGHPDIIKQNSHSEGILAYSWMVEECILSAYSNKPISCPKHSDIPLSHVAPDIIFMDLGSKHLIKSEDIKLGKLLGRGAFGFVFKGVCRLPGTYQKIDVAIKMLQPVPPGPNSKQSAVLAYKAAQSKWDRDPLQYACKAYCTARQELNILLTLRHTNIVPLIGIVVSPLALVLDLAPEGALDNVLKNYRRSGAKLDPYTLQAIILQVAKAVEYLHQQHVIYRDLKSENVLVWQMPLPFQDYPEHPVHVKVADYGISRLTLPTGAKGFGGTEGFMAPEIIKYNGEEEYTEKVDSFSFGMFIYELITLRQPFEGHEAVKECILEGGRPPLTYRETFHPCYALDLMVICWAQNPKDRPTASQIVSIASAPEFTHLIDVILLTERTQVTAITMTNRTIEENLNGDEIWFGHNNGEVDMLLGTQKGWLQHVRIETPIIPYAMCGVDGYIWIGDDIGQVHVYLGSNFGCVASYNLEPDHSIESKIVGLIYLEQIKHFAVALHSGKTFLLSNSFTQMKKMEITTDIQDNVKTYSLAAVYKKKRILELWIGQSFGKVSIYVLRDNNLIDTAQVSHVTGEAAIKNLFATHLLSAENSVLSYTYPGCIVYQWDVDTRQIINKLDMSKLVPCSESLKSISIEENLSTEKCQVTALETCRNQLYIGTTWGCIVVAECNSLRPITVFRPFEGKVCQIISFKSTDEKKLVLATVGQGYRSLISRYTDFLIDSLDAEDLKHSMYALLWRSEHWSAA from the coding sequence ATGGAAGATTATACTCCTATTGATGAAGATTTTCCTGGTCGTTTGTTACATCAAGCTGCTCTATGGGATAATGCAGAATTATTAGAAGATCTTTTAAGAGGAGAGCAtgcacaatatataaatagtcaAGATTCATGGGGTAGGACACCATTACATGCTGCAGCTATTACTGAAAATTCAAGATGTTTAGATGTACTACTTTTTGCTGGAGCAAATCCAAATATACCATGTGGACCCAGAGGTCATTATCGAACACCATTACACATTTGTGCAGAACACGGTCATAGTTCcaatattgaaaaacttttaaaattcaatgctAGTCTAATGATTCAAGACAATAACGGTGAGAGACCATTAGATGTGGCTGAAGAAGCTAAGCAAGATGTTTGTATAAATTTGCTTAAATCAGCagctgaaaaatatgaattggcAAAACTTGCTGTACATGCTTCTTTGCGTGCAATATGTATCCAAGGAGATTTTGTGGCAgctaaaaatatcattcaaaatCATATGTCGGATTTAGATTGCATTATCAATATGGCACCGAATGGCGCAAATACTTTACTTTTTATAGCCAGTGAGATGGGTCACAAGGATATAGTTCGTTTGCTTTTAGAACATAGTGCAGATTGTAGAGTGCATCCTGTTACCAAATACTGTCCATTATATATAGCCTGTTACAATGGTAAAGTAGAAATAGTAGAATTGCTTCTTCGACATTTTCCTAAACAAGTACAATCTTTAACCGTTGAAAAATGGTTACCGATTCACGTAGCGGCTATAAACGGCCATCATTTAGTTAttgatttgttattaaaattcgaatatccaCAAAATACGTATCAACGTTACAAAGACTCGTCCGGTGAATTTGAATACGAGATGCCATTCGATATCAATTCTCAAGATGTAACAGgacaaaatattctttacataTCTAGTATGCTTgggaatattaaaatcgtaGAGTTATTGCtgaattataaagtaaaagcgagaaaaattaaagaggaAGATATGGGGGTGGCGCAGCCACTTCCCatgtcgaaaagaaaaatttcaagtgGGATACAAAGATTGATGTCCAGTTTGAATTTTAGAAGCAAAGCATTCGATAAAAAGGACGACAATATGATATGCccattaaatttagatttgtaTTGCAATAATTCCACTGAAACTTCTTTACATGCAGCGGTGAAAGGCAAGCATACAGAAGTAGTTGGCGCTTTATTATTGGCAGGTGCTGATCCTAATTTGCCTGTGAAAGTTCCTTACGATCAGAACGATCCGGAAAATAATTACTCCAGCGCGTTAATTATAGCTTGTCAACAACGTGACATCAAAATTGCAGATCTATTACTGAAACACGGTGCCGTGGACAATACATGCAAAGCTATCAAAATTGCTGCACAAAACCGTGACGAAGCTCTCACGGCAAAATTATTGTCTATAAAAGCTTATCCTGACTCGGAatacaaaatcaataaaaaagcTATGACCGAATGCACTCAAACATCTCACTTTTCTGCATTATCCTCATTTGGCAATGTCACATATTCGACGCTATTTCCAAATACACCGACAATGATAAATTGGCATAATCAACAATGTCATCTCTCACAAATACGGGCTCAATGGTTAACAGATGCCGTGTTACACGTAAATAAAAAGTTGAGCGCCAAAAATAACGATTTGGTGTTGTATGCTATCACGAGGATAGATATTTCTCATAATTCAATCACTTCTGTACCAtccattgtattttatttacaaagcCTACGGTATCTTAACATGgctcaaaataaaatagatactcTTACAGCCGAGCCAAAAAGTTCTAAGGATAAATTGTGTCCAGTTTTAGAAGAGATGTATCTTCAAGACAATCGATTGGAGCAATTGCCGGAATTCATAATGAGCTTACCCACGTTGGAGATTATGGATGTCTCAAACAATAAATTGCAGTGTCTTCCGGATAATTTGTGGCGAGCCCCAAAATTAAAAGAGTTGAACGTTTCCTTCAATCTGTTGAAAGATTTACCGAGTCAagtttctcaaaatatttcacgaaaaaCACAACGAGAAGATTGTTTGAACAACAGTCCTAGCAGTCGAAGTTTAGCATCGCAATTGGCCATTTCTCGCGAAGATTCTTTAGAATTTGAATCATTTACCAAAATAGCAAATGCACAAATCATAGAGATGGATCGGCCCCACGTCTGGACCAAATCCGTTCAAGTATCGGAAAAAGTTTCGGATGATAACGAAGGTGGGGCAAGATCAGTGCTCACGTCCTTGAATTTGGCCCATAATTTGTTCAACAGCATCCCGGTAGCTTTGCCATGCTTAGCTGTTAATCTAGTGAGATTAAACATGGCTTATAATTCTCTTCGATCAATGAGTCACATAACGTCGTATCCGGCAAGTTTGAAACAATTAGATTTATCCAATAATCAGATCTCTCGATGGCCCAGTTTGCCACAAGTGGACGGTGCCGATTTGATGGAACAAGCAAACACTGCGTGTTATTGCCCTACAACGAACGTGCAATCTCCAATCGTTCCCGGCAGCAACAGGCAAACAGCTACGTCCTTGCGCGACGTGGTTCTCATGTCGGTTTGCACGCATAGGCGCCATCTgcgtttagaaaatttaagaacGTTAATTCTTgccaataatttattgaacagAATACAATTGACGTCGGTCGATGATGGAGAAATGCCAAATCTAGAAGAGGAGAATATAGATAGGGATACAAAAACTAATTATTCCGGTTCAAAATTGTACCTTCTGTTCCCTAATGTCAGCATGCTTGATGTCAGTAACAACAAGTTGAAAGAGATTccacaaaatatttatgagcTTAATAATCTATCTGTTCTGAATATAAGCGGTAATCCGGACATCGTCGAATTGCCACCACAAATGGGATTACTTTCTCGTTTGTGGAATTTAAACACTCAAGGTTGTAAACTGCAAGAACCTTTGAAAACTATgattgaatcgaaaaaatataaaacgatgGACGTGattggatatttaaaatcaatcttgGAGGATGCCAAATCGTATGCACGTATGAAATTAATGATCGTAGGGATTCAAGGTATCGGTAAGACTAGCTTGTTGGAACAATTGAGACAAGAAGGTGAGgttccaaataaaaaaaaagctacAGAACATTGGGCGAAAAGAATGgggaataaaaacattaatgcAAAGACTGCTAGAGGGACAACAATATCCACTGTTGGAGTCGATATTGGGGATTGGATTTACGAGAAAAAAGTGAGAGGGCAGTCATCTCATGGTCCGGTTTATTTTAGAACGTGGGATTTTGGTGGGCAAAGAGAGTATTATGCAACgcatcaatattttttgtctAAGCGGAGTTTATATTTAGTTGTATGGAGAATCACAGATGGTTTTAAAGGTGTATCAGAAATATTTCAGTGGTTGGTAAATATACAAAGCAGAGCTCCCAACTCGCCTGTAATTATCGTTGGCACTCATTATGATATATCATACGAACATAGCGAGGCTTTGCAACAATATAttcgtgataaatttataaatgtagtTGATGCTGAAAAATGTGGCTTGCCAAAAGTGATGGAGACTATCGAAGTGAGCTGTAAAACGaagcataatataaaaatgctgtgtaatttaatatacgatGTTGTATTTAGTTTAAGATCACCTGGAAGCAAAGAATTATTACTCGAACAAAAAGTTCCTGCCAGTTATCTTGCCTTGGAAGACGTGGTGATACAGCTTGCACATGATAGGAAATTATCAGGTACGGATCCAGTTTTGAAAGCTGATCAGTATTATACGGCAGTAAATAACGAGCTTCAAAAATTGCATAGATCATTTAGAGATCCTGCTGAATTACATCAAGCGACGCTTTTTCTCCATGAAAAtggtattattttacattatgacGATGCTACtttgaaagatttatattttctcgatCCACAATGGCTTTGTGACATGTTAGCACACGTAGTAACAATACGTGAAATTAATCCTTTTGCCAGATGTGGTATAATGAAATTAGATGATATTCAACATGTATTTAAATCTTCTACTATATCATCTATAGATACGCAAGGATATATCGTTAGCTTATTAAATAAGTTCGAAGTTGCATTAACTTGGGACTATCGCACTTTGTTAATTCCCTCTTTATTGCCAACTGAAGaggatattttaagaaataatcaaataatcaaaattcctGTAAAAACACGAGGTTGGCATATacgttctaaaaaaattacatctcCAATGataacatttcaaaattcttctgGAGATAAATCGAATACAGAATGTGTATTGACATCTAGATCACAACCAGATTGTTCTGTTACGCGATTACTTTTAATGTCTTATTTTCCTAGTGGTTTTTGGTCAAGGCTCATAACTAGAATTTTAGCCGACGATGCTATTGTTGAAATTGTGATGTCATTTTTAGCGCCTTTCAAAGATTTTGTTGATGATAATATCTTTACGAGTTTGTTAGATACACAAGCAGAGTGGATACTTTGGCAAACAGGAATAgagttaaaatattctaatatcacTTTATTGCGTCTTAAAGaagtcaattataatttaaagaattcgcCATATGATTAtagacaatttaaatttaaactgaaACAGGATGGAATATGGTGTAcagtagatttaaaaaattctgcaattttagaaatttggtTTCCAGTTGATACTTTGGTGATAAAACAACCTATAATGTCGGATTCAGCTGAAGAAGAACCAATGGGCTATCAAGCAATTGTAGTAGAACCTCGACCAGAAAGTATGCCACAATTATTGGCCTTAATAGTTGatcatatcgatattttattagaagatTGGTATCCTACATTAGGAACACGTTTTGTGCATACATCTGAAGGTAAACTATTAGTTACACGATTGATACCATGTCCACGCTGTCTGTTAAATAatggagaaaatgaaaatgaaattagcgATAATGATCGTTTAACGGAAgatatccaaaaatattatataaataaagaaaggcaAAGTCAAGATAGTTATAAGTCTGATGGTGATAGTGGTGTGGGATATGATAGCCTAACGTCAAGTAGAATGCCATCTTTAGAAGGTCATCCAGATATTATTAAGCAAAATAGCCATTCTGAAGGTATTTTAGCATATTCTTGGATGGTCGAAGAATGTATTTTATCTGCTTATAGTAATAAACCAATAAGTTGTCCTAAACATTCTGATATACCATTATCACATGTAGCTcccgatataatttttatggatCTCGGAtcgaaacatttaataaaatcagaaGATATTAAATTGGGAAAATTATTAGGTCGAGGAGCATTTGGATTTGTATTTAAAGGTGTTTGTCGATTACCAGGAACTTATCAAAAGATCGATGTTGCCATCAAAATGTTACAACCAGTTCCACCAGGTCCAAATTCAAAACAATCTGCTGTTCTTGCTTATAAAGCAGCTCAAAGTAAATGGGATAGAGATCCATTACAATATGCTTGTAAAGCTTACTGTACAGCAAGACAagaattaaacattttgttGACTCTCAGACATACAAATATTGTACCTTTAATTGGAATAGTAGTTAGTCCATTAGCACTAGTACTAGATTTAGCACCAGAGGGTGCATTGGATAATGTACTGAAAAATTATAGACGTTCTGGTGCTAAATTAGATCCGTATACATTACAAGCTATAATTCTTCAAGTAGCAAAAGCTGTAGAATATCTTCATCAACAACATGTAATTTATAGGGATTTAAAATCAGAAAATGTTTTAGTTTGGCAAATGCCTTTACCATTTCAAGATTATCCTGAACATCCTGTTCATGTTAAAGTTGCCGATTATGGTATATCCAGACTTACATTACCAACTGGTGCTAAAGGATTTGGTGGAACTGAAGGATTTATGGCacctgaaattattaaatataatggtgAAGAAGAATATACTGAAAAAGttgattctttttcatttggaatgtttatatatgaattaattactttaagaCAACCATTTGAGGGTCATGAAGCAGTTAAAGAATGTATTTTGGAAGGTGGAAGACCACCATTAACATATAGAGAAACATTTCATCCTTGTTATGCTCTTGATTTAATGGTTATATGTTGGGCTCAAAATCCAAAAGATCGACCTACTGCAAGTCAAATAGTTTCTATTGCATCAGCACCTGAATTTACACATCTTAtagatgttatattattaacagaaAGAACTCAAGTAACTGCTATTACTATGACAAATAGAactatagaagaaaatttaaatggagATGAAATTTGGTTTGGACATAATAATGGTGAAGTTGATATGTTATTAGGAACACAAAAAGGTTGGTTACAACATGTTAGGATTGAAACTCCTATAATACCATATGCAATGTGCGGAGTAGATGGATATATATGGATTGGTGATGATATAGGACAAGTACATGTTTATTTAGGCAGTAATTTTGGTTGTGTTGCTAGTTATAATCTTGAACCTGATCATAGCATAGAATCTAAAATAGtaggtttaatttatttagaacaaataaaacattttgcaGTAGCACTGCATAGtggaaaaacatttttattatcaaattcatttacacaaatgaaaaaaatggaaattacgACTGATATTCAAGACAATGTAAAGACATATTCTTTAGCagctgtttataaaaaaaagcgcATATTGGAATTATGGATTGGACAAAGTTTTGGTAAAGTATCAATTTATGTTTTAAgagacaataatttaatagatacaGCACAAGTTTCTCATGTAACTGGAGAGGcagctattaaaaatttatttgctacACATTTATTAAGTGCAGAAAATTCTGtattatcatatacatatCCTGGATGCATTGTGTATCAATGGGATGTGGATACtagacaaataataaataaattagatatgtCTAAGTTAGTACCTTGTTCAGAGAGTTTAAAATCCATTtctatagaagaaaatttatcaacagAAAAGTGCCAAGTAACAGCTCTGGAAACTTGTAGGAATCAGTTGTATATTGGTACTACTTGGGGATGTATTGTAGTAGCTGAATGTAATTCACTTAGACCTATTACTGTTTTCAGACCTTTTGAAGGTAAGGTATgtcaaattatatcatttaaatcaacagatgaaaagaaattagtaTTGGCAACTGTTGGTCAAGGTTACCGAAGTTTAATTTCGCGATATACAGATTTTTTGATTGATAGTTTAGATGCAGAAGATCTTAAGCATAGTATGTATGCTCTCCTATGGAGATCTGAACATTGGTCAGCTGCTTag